One Triticum dicoccoides isolate Atlit2015 ecotype Zavitan chromosome 3B, WEW_v2.0, whole genome shotgun sequence genomic window, ATAAAGGTATCATATCTAGCAAGCATCCACTCAATATATCAGTATAGATAACAGTCGGAAGTAGATTAATGCCTTCATGGGGATCCAAAACCAGAAGAGGTTCTAGATAAAAACTGAAAGGACACTGCGACTAATGAACGCAGATAATAGAACTTCGAGTGTATATGAAGGTAACAATCAAATGTCGTCTAATTCTCGATAGAACTCCAAATACACTCAGCTCTATGCAGGTATACCCAGTAAAACGTCAATTCTCGCAGACCCAGAATCAATCTTAAATACCAGGGTGGTCAACTAATAGCTAAGCACACAAACATGATTGATATTGTCAGAAGGCCACACACTCGCATGATATTACTTCCCATTTAATCCAAGCATATTGCATAACACAAATATTACCTCAAATTAACCAAATCAGACTTCTCAGGTCTCAGCAATTGGAAGAACAGCATTTCATTACAGCTTATTTAACACATATCGCGCACAACATGTGAGAACAAAATACTCCAGTCTGACTACAACAGTACGGGAAACAAACCGAATGGAGATTCCTTCTCCCTGACCGAAACCCTGCAGACCGCTCGGAGTCTCGACATCCACCGGAGGCGACGCTCACAGGAACTTCCTGTACGGCCGGCCGGCGTCCTCGTCCTGCATATGCTGCATCCATTCCAACCACACGCCCAGATTTGTTTTAGGGTTTGGAGAAGAGAGAACGAGATGTGGGCAGAGATGGGTCTGGATCTTACGAATTCGCGAACGATGCCCTTGTAGACGAGGATGGGGACGGCGAGGCCGAAGAGGCCGATGACGGCGAGGCTGCGGCGGGTAAAGCGGAAGTTGAGCTCGAGGTTCTCCCGGCCGGCGTTCCACTCCTCGATCCAGCGGTTCTTGTTCACCTCCATGCCGCCACCCATCTTCTCGTCTCCTCTCCTCGATCCGCCGCCTCCTGCTTCCTCTGCGCTCTGAGAATGTGCCGATGGGCTCGCCGAAGATTGGTCTGGTTTGGTTCGTGGTGAGACGGGCAGACGGCCTCTTACTTCTGTACCGATTTAGGCAGACTCGAAAACCGTGACCGCAGCACGAAAgcgtacttacatattgcttagtgCAAGCATAAATGTTTTTTTGAATACACAAAGTTTGCGTAGCTTTCAGTGATACAGAAGAAGTTGAATTGAGAACATAAATGTGGTACATGCACCAGAGCCAGGCAGACGCGCTCGGCGTTTTCCTCTCGTCCCTGTTTTCCTCTCGTCCCTGGCGGCTGGTATCCTAGCCGCCCCCAGGGGAGGCCGATCTTCCAACACCGCTCTCCGGCGGCTctcctccgccggcgacctcggtcgtcggtggtgaggggggccgccggatccacgcgtgtggatcgtttttactctcatagtctaggtttttaggttgttcattgtctttgcttcggcggcgacgatgacagcgttgaataaagattcttcggatccttccctgacgaggccatcggtcctatggttggggaagGATTTGGAagccagtctgttcaagcaaggatggcatggcggcggcggcatcctcgtggtggacctgtgtcctcgggctctgccgttgcgacggcgtttgctccagtGTTGGCGCGAAGCTTggaaggtagtccaggagcggatgcagattgtggtctgcattgacgacatctgaaagacggagcatgtgctgggcttgtggttcgtggatggcagatatggtttcctccttccgcgttttagtcgtggtggggtgctagatctggagttcgatggcgtgtccggggtgttgccccggtctgattcgttcaacggtaaaggcttcacttttggtgagccaccttggaggtccgcaaagctgcatatcagcgatggagccgcgtcgagctcgggtgagaaggtgatttgtcattcttttcttcggtggctactGTGGTGGTGCCGAAGGCAGGTGAcggacgttggtgtcaagctcagagatgttctgctgtcttttcagttttgtcatgtccgtctttacgtgacttgtactttattctttatgatatgaatgagacacgtattaccatgcaaaaaaacatAAATGTGGTACACGCTGATTTTTTTCGCGAATACACAAAGTTTGCGTTTGTGGCTGATGTTGGAGAGACGGCGGGCGGGCAGGGGCTAGCAGCCGACGGAAGTAAATCTGGCTGATCTCGAGGTAGGGGATTTCAAGCTAAGGGTCTAAGCACGATGGTACCAGGGACACGAGTTTTATCTAGGTTCGGGCTCTCTGAGAAGGTAATATCGTACATCCTGCTTGTATTTATTGTGCTGGAGAAGTACAGAGTGCAGGTGTCTACTTAGAAATTGTAATGTGTCATCTACAAGCCTAACTTCTCGGTTATAACCAGAGGTCCTAGGGTTACAACATCCTAGTCAGCTACCCATGAGGAAACTGAATCTTTCACGAAATCAGGCTTCTTGGCGTGCACACAAGTCGTATGTGTCATGGGCCGCCTCATGTGGCCCATTCCAAAACTGACAAGGAGATCCTCGCCCCCGTCCCATCAAGAGGGGAGGACTAATTCTATTTCTCAACCAAGTCTTAATAGATAGCTAGGCGGCGAAACAAGTCTGCAACGCCTTTCTTAGTGAGAGCAAAAACACCGCTTGTGAAGATCCACCCCCACCAATGGGCATGAGGAAGGAGTTGAACCACCCCCGCcaatgggcaattgatagaaaagcgaataatcatgacgatatccaaggcaatgatcatgtatataggcatcacgtccaagatcagTAGACCGAATCAATTCtgtatccactactattactccacacatcgaccgctatccagcatgcatctagtgcattaagttcatggaaaaacagagtaatgcattaagaaagataacatggtgtagacaagataattaaactcacatatgaataaaccccatcttgttacccttaagcaacgatacatgcgtgtcatgcccccttctgtcactgggattaagcaccgcaagatcgaacccatcacaaagaacctcttaccatggcaagataaatcactctagttggccaaaccaaaccaataaatcggagaagaaatacgaggctataacaatcatgcataaaagagttcagaggaaACTCAAATAATATTAATGGATAGATcaaatcataaactcacaattcaccgggtcccaacaaacacactgcaaaaagtcattacatcaaataaatctccaagaacatcaaggagaatattgtattgaagataaaaaagagataagaagccatctagctactaactatggacccgtaggtctgtggtaaactactcatgcatcatcggaggggtggcaaggatgatgaagaacccctcagtGATCATTGCCCCTCTGGTAGAGTGCCGAAAAGGGCCACTGGATTGGATCTCGTGATTCTGGAACTTGCGACGGTGGAAAAAGTGTTTCGTTGActgccctagggtttttggaattttAGAGTATTTAGAGGCGGAGGTAGGTCAAGACGGTGCCCGTGAGCTCcactacccacctgggcgcgccagaggcccctggaACGCCTTGGTGCCCAATGGGCCCCACGAGCCTCTTCTCGTGGCCTCCAAAAGCTTCCAGGGTCTTTTCGTgctagaaaaaaatctccaaaaagtttcgtggcatttggacatcATTTGGTATTGATCTTCTGcaaataaaaaacaagcaaaaaaacagcaactggcactgggcactaagttaataggttagtcccaaaatatgatatgaagttgctaatAAATGTATATaatacatccaagattgataatataatagcatgaaacaataaaaaattgtagatacgttggagacgtatcagcggtgaCCGCATGAGCTTGCGAGTTCAAAATCGAGCCAGAGGAGAGGGGGGCGATGGGGATTGAGGGGGGAATGGGAGAGGGCAAGCTAGGGTTTCGGGAAGAGGCACATTTTTATGGTTTAAGAGGCGACGTGGACGACATCCACGGCCATGCTGCCATGGATGGTCGCCACACACCTGCTCTGCCTCCTATCTGTatagtgatggggttatgtacctagggtagggtcatggacctgatctaagtaccttacccaaggacacccttagaagaagtcgccttccagtcgaccaacgagggacacactcgactgacttgaaggactcgaccacgaagactcactcgaccaccagaaggtcaagaggcacactgcactgcaacggccagtaatcaagtagactttatgatagtaaaggcaccttatgtggggcgttaccagtaacgccccagacttaactcaccttaaaccctctcctacgtgggctggctggggtcctggcgcactctatataagccacccccctccacaggcagaagggttcggcaccttgtaactcatatactcataatccactcgaccgcctccgggctccgagacgtagggctgttacttcctccgagaagggcctgaactcgtacatcctttgtgcttacaacctctccatagctaggaccttgcctctccatacctaccccccactctactgtcaggcttagaaccacgacagttggcgcccaccgtggggcgggtgttttagcgattttgtggagaagttgcaattcttccgagtactttcatcatggtgtctgctggagttttggtcgggggtcaagagatccgtctcggcactctcaccttcatcgccgacgactccgcatggctccaggaggctccactcgacgtggatgcgctccccatccgcggtgcgacgcattttcgcgcatgtgtctgtggcgttctgctgcggcaaccgtcgacccagtatcggtcggctcctttatcgtccaccctcccggtctcccgccagcgcaagcgctcaggccggtcgaggcttcagcgatgggtgaggcacgcggtggctcgccaatcggccaccacccaagttgcggcaatcgagcccgacgaacctctctacggcttgttcgatcagtcgactggctccgtagagactgcatccgagtgcggtagcagtgatccagcggcggaaatcttgatggttgacgggccccacagtccccctggcttcgcccgtggtggtggagcaggtgacggcggcgaccctacacgaggctacgaagagtaccagcccgaaccactcgactctctgcaaagagaggaacttcgccgtaggaacgaggatcccctgcgtattcccatcgcaggagaaacccccgaggctcgtgccttggaggaggcgcgtctggccaatttggccgagcgcactcgactggagaaccttcagcgagcactcgacgagcgcgcgcggcaacgagttcccgacaccagtcgacgtcaactcttcccgccgactcaggtatatcgaaccccaattcagaatttagcagctgcgacccgtatagcagagtccatccagccttcgcagtcggaagctggcagaggtttgctgtagatcagggatctactccgggcagcaggagatcagaattcagccgtgtctcagtcgcgcaacagaattcacagtcgatccgtcactgtgaatacggttcagtcggcgcacagccccagatcgcctccgcggcgcgaaggacgcgggaatcggcgagatcaatatgacgacagactcgaccgagatgacaggtgtcgagtgccctattcccctccgaggggtgggtcttacgctcctcggcagccagatgataggcgtcagtacagtacagggtgtagggttccagtcgaccccagagaaccaggcttcgacgcgcgatccattatcgtgcaagggttggtcgatcggaacagagcccatcgaggtgcactcgacaaagatgtacccacaagcagtcgagtgcatgtttctggccctgaatgtttcagcaggactatcagagccgcagttatccctcccaatttcaggttggcaacaggagtcagcaagttcactggtgagtcaaagcctgaaacttggcttgaagactaccgagtggcagttcagattggtggtgggaatgacgaagtggccatgaagcacttgcccctcatgctggaaggttctgccagggcatggttgactcaattacctcctagcagcatttacacttgggaagatctgtcccgagtgttcatcagaacgtttgaaggaacttgcaagcgaccagctggattgacagagttgcaagtctgcgtgcagaaaactaatgagactctcagagagtatattcagaggtggatcactttgcaccacactgtggagaatgtgtctgatcatcaggcagtctgcgccttcaaagatggtgtcaagaacagagaactgagtttgaagtttggtcgaaccggtgacatgaccttgagtcggatgatggagattgctaccaagtacgccaacggcgaagaagaagaccgactccgaagcggcaagcacaagccgagtcagtcggaaaaaggaaacaccagtcggaaacagaagcggaaggctgaaccggtagctcctggagaggctctggccgtgactcaaggaaagtttaaggggaaaccaaaaggatcctggaaccccaagaaggtaaaggataaagaagggaacgacgtgatggatatgccatgtcacattcacacgaagaaagacgaagaggggaatatcatttacccgaagcacaccactcgccaatgtcgactcctgatccagcagtttcagggaaaacagtctaaggacaaggagaaggagtcggacaaggccgaagacaaggaggacagtgaggaaggatatccgcatatcaactccactctgatgatctttgcagatgtggaaagcagaagtcgactgaaagtgattaaccgagaggtgaacatggttgcccccgcaaaagcaaattatctgaagtggtctcaaacacccatcacattcgaccaatctgatcacccgactcatattgccacccctgggaggcaagctttggttgtcgatccagttgtcgaaggcactcgactgacaaaggtgctgatggatggtggaagtgggctgaacttattgtatgcagacacattgaaaggtatgggcattccgatgtcccgactgagcactagtaacatgagctttcatggagttataccagggaagaaggccgagtcactcggccagatagctttggacgtggtgtttggcgattcaaagcattttcgcaaagaaaagttgacgtttgaggtcgtggattttcaaagtgcatatcatgccattttggggagaccagcttacgcgcggttcatggctcgaccatgctacgtatacctcaaattgaagatgcccggtcccaaaggagtgatcactgtcaccggtgataggaaaaaggcagaagagtgctttcagaagggctccaagattgctgattcccaggtgacggcagtcgagttcgaagaatacaagcaaaacgcagatccgagtgacttgctgcgatccaagaatatgaagccctcttatatgggttgcgcatggccatttcactcggcgtccgtcgcctgatggtctatggcgactcggatttagtggtcaatcaggtgatgaaagggtgggacgtgagaagcccagccatgactggatactgcagtgcagtgaggaagctggaaaagaagttcgaggggttggagctccatcatataccccgactgaaaaatcaagcagctgatgatctagcaaagataggttccaagagagaagccatcccgagtggtgtgttcttggagcatatacacactccgtcagtcaaagaagatcctttcaccgaagaaactccacagcccaagagtgccacagatccgattgaagttgaagtcccagcggtggtcgacttgatcatggaggttttggtggtcattcccgactggacgattccgtatgtcgcatatatcctgaggaaagagctcccggaggatgaggaagaggctcgacagatcgtccgtcgatctaaagcctttaccgtaatcaaaggacaattatacagagaaagcgcgactggagttggtcagaagtgcataacaccagaagaaggtcgactcatcctcaatgatattcactcggggacctgtggtcatcatgcatcctctcggaccatcgtggccaaagcataccgagccggattttactggccaaaggcgaatgagatggcaaaagagatagtggataagtgcgagggatgtcaattctactcgaatatgtcacacaagcctgcgtcggctctgaagaccattccactcgtctggactttcgcagtatggggattggacatggtcggtcctttgagaacaggacgaagtggcttcacgcatgtactggtagcagtcgacaagttcaccaagtggatcgaggctaaaccaatcaagagccttgacaccggtactgctgttagcttcatcagggaactaatattcagatatggagtcccacacagcatcattacggataatgggtcgaactttgactcagaggaattcagagctttctgcaactcccagggcacacgggtcgactacgcttcagtcgcccatccgcagtcgaatggacaagcagagcgagctaatggactgattcttaagggattgaagcctcgactaatgcgtgatctcaaacacgcggctggagcttgggtcgacgaacttccctcagtactctggggactgcggaccacacctaatcggtcgaccggaagaactccattcttcttggtctacggagctgaagcagtcttgccgagtgatcttctccacaatgctcctcgagttgaaatctacaacgaagcagaggctgaacaagcgcggaaagacgcagtcgaccttttagaggaagaaagggagatggctctgatccggtcaaccatctaccaacaagatttgcgtcgtttccacgccagaaatgtgagaggtcgagccttccaggaaggagatttggttctccgagtggatcagcacaaaccacacaagcttgctccttcttgggaaggccccttcatcgtcaccaaggttctccacaacggcgcgtaccgtctttacaacgtcgagcataatatcgacgagccccgagcttggaacgcggagctactccgcccattttacacttaagttttatcactcggatgagttgcaataaagtacttctgtagttcatggacctcaaaataatagtgtcatagtccctccataatttctgtcgctttttatttttgtccaataaaattccccctcagtgggtgacttagctgcgaatccgtttcgcctaagtttgtaaaaatcctaccgagtggcgagccaaactctcactcggaggcttagctgcgaatctgtttcgcctaagttatcaaaatcctaccgagtggcgagccagactcccactcggaggcttagctgcgaatccgtttcgcctaagttatcaaaatcctaccgagtggtaagccagcctttcactcgggggcttagctgcagccctgtgctcgcctaagttacaaaa contains:
- the LOC119276998 gene encoding uncharacterized protein LOC119276998, which codes for MGGGMEVNKNRWIEEWNAGRENLELNFRFTRRSLAVIGLFGLAVPILVYKGIVREFHMQDEDAGRPYRKFL